The Falco cherrug isolate bFalChe1 chromosome 3, bFalChe1.pri, whole genome shotgun sequence genome segment CTTCAATACGTTTTGGAGTACAGATGAGAAGGCTCCATTCTGTAAACAGGCAGAGCTGTTTACATTCCTAAACTCAAACTTTGCACCAGTCTTTCTGGGTagtaaccttttttcttttaaggttAGTATGTGGGCTAATTCTGAAAATGATGTTGCTCACCTGAATCTGTTCTTCTCAGTAATTTAAAACACCTGGTAATAAAGTTGCCAAAAAAGTTTAACAAAAGCCAAGTCAGGTATACAACAAGTACCCTAAAAAACAAGGTAAGCTAGCTGCAGATGAATTCACTTAGTCTTTTTGTAAATTCCAGCTTCACATGGCTtgaatttttaaagtgctgaCCAATCCACTGCCGAAACAGGATGCTATTAGCTAAATTCCTGTGGGGCTCAATTTCACAGATCAGACTGTACacattgttttcttaaaaatacaaaatgaaaaaaaatatactacaccagaaataattattttaaaaacttgcgTATTTGTGCACTACGCTTTGCAAGTAAGATTTGTTTGCCAGTTTGATGATAGCATTACAAGGTTCTGTGTGTTGAAACCAACTAGCCAGCTGCTCACCTTAACTTTCATGGTGCTTTGCTTTTAACCATGATTTCAAGTTTATTGAAAGGGTACAGTAGCATGCTATTACATaacaaaaatatacataaaccagatttttttttttaaatatttcaatgcCTTCATTGAAATTTAACTTCAAAAGTTAAAGATACTTGGTAACttaataataaattttataaCCCTGACCCTGTGTCTACCTAGCTCCCTTGCTCAGCATGCACAGTTTGGGGATGGGTTCCATTCCCCAGTACTAGGCAGCTTTCAAAATATCCCGGTTGTAAACCAGCAGTACTCCtcagtttcttcttcttcttcctagCTTAATCAAGACATAATTCAATTAGCTAAGAATTTTGGGATGCAAGTCTTTATGTGTTCTCTGTTTAGCTGAGGGAGTctggaaattttgttttctgacctCTCAGTTTTGTTGGttgcttcatttccagaacAGTGCTGTCATGGGGAGTTACcattgcagagagaaaaatggcTAGGTGAAGTCCCTTGGAAGTAGGAGAAAGGTCTAATAGAGGTGCAGTACAAAAAGGCAGCCAGGGAAGGTGCACTCAATGCTGACCTGCACTGCTAAGCAGCTGGGATGTTGCATTTTAGACAGGATGGAGCAGTATTTACAGGTAAAgcacatttctgcagcagtacCTGCGCAGTACTGGTCTGACCAGCTTGCCAGACCCCTTTAGATAAAAAACAATTTCACTGCAAATGGTTTTCAGGACCACATACGTTAACCCTGACAGCCACATGATGCTGGGCATGCTTGTGGGGGGTCACCTGAGCCTTCTTGCCTCCAGGTTGAGTGTTGCAGGGGAGTGGTTCTCAGGGGCAATGGGGCTATACCTGGGCTCTCCTTTTTGCACAGAAAGGCTGGACAGTCTGTACTCTTGATGCAGGGGATCAAAAAGAAACACGAAGTCAGCATGCaggtttttcatttatttcagaggACCCTAGATGTTCTTTCCATACCTCAAATGCATCATAGCAGGTGAATAGACCATTCAGGTAAATTTTTCTGCAAATTGTCTTGCTTTTattccttccattttctgtcatttctttcaGTTGACTATAATCTATAGCCAccttccttaattttttttcctccattacccaacaaactttttttcttacagatggACTGTTTTCTCTCAAAGCTTGAGGCATCTGGCAGAAGTTGTGGCTATAAGGGGACAGCACCCACTGTCAGAGGAGGGTATTGACTTCCAGAGGTGCTGTGCCTCCACGTTGCCTGCTCCCAGGGTGTTAGGGGCTCAGCTCCTCATGCCATTTTTAGAGATTTTGGAGGGGCTGGTTTGAAATTGTATGCAGGATATACTtcactcagcacagctccagaaAGACGTTTTTGGGGAATAAGCTGTTGTGGTGTACTGCTGCTTCACCTCTCCTCAAATCCCAAATCACCAAGCTTAGCATGCACGTGGTTAGCACAAGAATATGTTTTCCCATTTGCACGTATTTGCCATGTAATCAATATTCAGTACTCTCAAACCTGAAGGTCTGGCCTTCATGCTCAGCGTAGCTGTTCCCCAGCACTGGCCCATACCGATAGGTCTCCACACTCTCCACCGGTTTGGACTTTGTGGGGCCTGGGTCATGCTGGTAGAGCAACGCGGACTTTATCATCCCAAAGTCTTCCTGAATCTTCATCCCTGAATAGATAGCGCCCGAGACATTTTCTGCCATGTGGGTATAGCTCTGAAGATTTTTCATCTCGCAGAGGTTGTCACTGTATTTCAGCGTGGCTGGCTTGTAAGCCTGGTAGGACACCTTGGTGGTGGTTGTGATGACTGTTTGCAGTGGTGGGGCTAtgggggaggggctgggaccgTACCGGCAGGGGTAGTCACCACCGCAGTAAGGGTAGTTAGTGCTTGTTTGCATCTGTCCGTAGTCACTCCGGTCTCCGCTGCCAGTTTTCCCCCAAGCTGGTTTCAGTCCGTAATGTCTACCAGGGGTATCAAAGCTCTTGTCATGGGCAGTCGCAGCACTGCAGTGAGATCCAGTCAGACCGAGGGGGTCCGCATCAACGGCAGGGCTTGTCAGGTCTTTGTAAAACGTCGGGTAGGGGCCGGAGCCTATAAAAGTAGGAACTCCAAACTCGTAGCTGGGTGGCCTGGGCACGTAAATCTTTGGATTGGGGCACTTCGGGTATGGTGATAGCTGATCCTCTTGGAAGCTGGCGGAGTCATAAGATGCTTTGTAGAGGTCGGTGTTTTGCAGCGAAGGGTAAGGCTGGGCTGGAATTGAAAAATTGGTGTCTGTGACGATACCGACCCGTTCTGGGCCATCCATGCAGGGCAGATTCTGTAGGTTGTTGGTGCAGCCACCACTGTCGTGGTACCTTCCTGCCTGACAAGGACAAGTAGATCTTTGAGATTCAGGGATCAACTGCCTGCACACACGTATGTGTCTCAACACTTGTGCCATTGCTCATTTCAGCCCAAGATGCACAGACGTAGCATGGCAtaaagttttcttctgctctaGCATCCCCAGTACATGCTTATGACACCTTTTTAATTGACTGAAAATCTTCACTTATGACACCTTTTTAATTGACTAATGACTGACTTACCTCTGTGTTTAgaggtttctttttctgggaAAGGTGAAAAGAGGACATTTGCTTCTTAATTGCACTTCGTCTTGCCTCTGCCTCCAACTTACTTTCTGGCCTGGGGTGGTCGTGGACTCCTTTAGCCTAAATTAGAATTAA includes the following:
- the GCM2 gene encoding chorion-specific transcription factor GCMb, whose protein sequence is MKLTWDINDPKLPQEPKHFDAFQEWPDGYVRLIYSSEEKNAQRHLSGWAMRNTNNHNCQILKKSCLGVVVCARSCALPGGARLQLRPAICDKARQKQQKKACPNCNSALELIPCRGHSGYPVTNFWRLDGKAIFFQAKGVHDHPRPESKLEAEARRSAIKKQMSSFHLSQKKKPLNTEAGRYHDSGGCTNNLQNLPCMDGPERVGIVTDTNFSIPAQPYPSLQNTDLYKASYDSASFQEDQLSPYPKCPNPKIYVPRPPSYEFGVPTFIGSGPYPTFYKDLTSPAVDADPLGLTGSHCSAATAHDKSFDTPGRHYGLKPAWGKTGSGDRSDYGQMQTSTNYPYCGGDYPCRYGPSPSPIAPPLQTVITTTTKVSYQAYKPATLKYSDNLCEMKNLQSYTHMAENVSGAIYSGMKIQEDFGMIKSALLYQHDPGPTKSKPVESVETYRYGPVLGNSYAEHEGQTFRFESTEY